The following are encoded together in the Streptomyces sp. NBC_01465 genome:
- a CDS encoding SDR family oxidoreductase encodes MIIVTGATGQLGRQIVDQLLTRVSADRIGVSVRDPKKAQTLADQGVRVRQGSFTDPAGLAYAFEGASQVLVISADKMGDEVVRLHRTAIDAAVAAGARRILYTSQMGADATSHFQACRDHAATEAALDASGVPYTSLRNGFYASSALQFLGRAAESGEVALPADGPVAWTAHADLAEATAAILADEGRLDGPTPPLTASQALTFDDIADITTALTGRAVKRITASDEEFRQQLTGHSVPAESADQLLGIFAAARGGEFATVDPTLATLLGREPVSLQSVLSEHLSAADGH; translated from the coding sequence ATGATCATCGTGACCGGAGCCACCGGACAGCTCGGACGCCAGATCGTCGACCAGCTGCTGACCCGCGTCTCCGCAGACCGGATAGGCGTCAGCGTCCGCGACCCGAAGAAGGCGCAGACACTCGCCGACCAGGGCGTACGGGTACGGCAGGGCAGCTTCACCGACCCCGCCGGCCTGGCGTACGCCTTCGAGGGCGCCTCCCAGGTGCTCGTCATCTCCGCCGACAAAATGGGCGACGAGGTCGTACGACTGCACCGCACCGCGATCGACGCCGCCGTCGCGGCGGGCGCCCGCCGCATCCTCTACACCAGCCAGATGGGCGCCGACGCCACCTCGCACTTCCAGGCCTGCCGCGACCACGCCGCCACCGAGGCGGCGCTGGATGCCAGCGGCGTGCCGTACACCTCGCTGCGCAATGGTTTCTACGCCAGCAGCGCGCTGCAGTTCCTCGGCCGTGCCGCGGAATCGGGGGAGGTCGCCCTCCCCGCGGACGGGCCGGTCGCCTGGACCGCCCACGCCGACCTCGCCGAGGCGACGGCCGCGATCCTGGCCGACGAAGGCCGCCTCGACGGCCCCACTCCCCCGCTCACCGCATCGCAGGCGCTCACCTTCGACGACATCGCCGACATCACCACCGCCCTCACCGGCCGAGCGGTCAAGCGGATCACCGCGTCCGACGAAGAGTTCCGACAGCAGCTGACGGGCCACAGCGTCCCCGCCGAGTCGGCAGACCAGCTGCTCGGCATCTTCGCCGCAGCACGCGGCGGGGAATTCGCCACCGTCGACCCGACACTGGCCACCCTGCTCGGGCGTGAGCCCGTCTCGCTGCAGAGCGTCCTGAGCGAGCACTTGTCCGCCGCCGACGGGCACTGA